The DNA sequence GGCGGTCATCTGGAGCCGACCGATACGACGCTGGTCGGCGCGGCGCTGCGGGAGCTGTCCGAGGAGACCGGCATCGACCCCGGACAGGTCGCCCTCGTCTCTGCGCACCCTGCCTATGTCGAGTTCGGCCAGGTGCCGGCCAGGCCCGCAAAGGGCGAGCCGGACCACTACCACCTGGATTTCGGCTATGTCTTCACGACGGCCGACGCCGAGGTCGGGCGTATCCAGGAGTCCGAGGTGACCGGCGCCGCCTGGTACCCGCTGGATCTCGCGGAGCGCCTCGTCGGGCCCCGGATCGCGCGGGCGGTCACCACATCGACCGGAATCAGGTAACCCCTCTGCCACCGGGAGCTCTCGTGGCGGTCGGCTGACGGGCAGGGAACATGCCGTCGTAGAAGACGCCGGGGCAAGCGTGTTCGGCGTCATGCCTCTTCCGGCAGCTCGGCGACGATCACGAGCCAGCTCGTCACGGTGACGTCGTCTGGCTTGGTCTGGGCGGTGGCCTCGGCGAGGATCGCCATCTTCTGCTTGTAGGAGAGGGCACCCTCGGGGTGGGCGAAAACGGGAATGGAGAGCCAGGCCGCCCTCTCAGCGGTCGTGGTGTGCTGGCCGGTGACCTCCGCGGCGACAACGTGCAGCCCGGCATCGGCCAGCAGCCCGGTGATCATGGGGAGCGGGAGCTTCGGAGGGACGGCGGTCGTCGGCGGGACGATGCCGTAGTCCCGGGTGGCGATCTGCTCGACCAGTGCGCTGAGGGAGGGCGCGGTCGGCGGGGGCAGCGCGTCGGGGTGGGTGACGCCGGCGAAGGCGCCGCCGATGTTGAAGACGAACCGGCCTCCGGGCCGCAGTACACGGTGCACCGCAGTGATC is a window from the Actinacidiphila yeochonensis CN732 genome containing:
- a CDS encoding NUDIX hydrolase translates to MAIADCDIAGVLTAYLERYPQEAGQLAEPLRLLAEGRGVASRRTFPMHVTAGALLVRDHAEVLLIEHLAYGITLQPGGHLEPTDTTLVGAALRELSEETGIDPGQVALVSAHPAYVEFGQVPARPAKGEPDHYHLDFGYVFTTADAEVGRIQESEVTGAAWYPLDLAERLVGPRIARAVTTSTGIR
- a CDS encoding class I SAM-dependent methyltransferase, with amino-acid sequence MEYDALTGWDDDTTAETYAAFTRAYPMYSASSRDLAARAGLTRSRVIVDLCGGTGTTAEAILALAPPDATVVSLDSSAAMQNIGRRLLSDPRLTWINAPAEGLADHVPARSVDAVVCNSAVWKTDVAAVITAVHRVLRPGGRFVFNIGGAFAGVTHPDALPPPTAPSLSALVEQIATRDYGIVPPTTAVPPKLPLPMITGLLADAGLHVVAAEVTGQHTTTAERAAWLSIPVFAHPEGALSYKQKMAILAEATAQTKPDDVTVTSWLVIVAELPEEA